In one window of Zhongshania aliphaticivorans DNA:
- a CDS encoding group I truncated hemoglobin, with translation MTSLYERIGGEAAVDKAVDIFYDKVIADERISAFFENIDMFALARKQKLFLTMVFGGPSDYSGDDMRTAHAGMGINDDQFNAVVENLAGTLSELGVSADDIGEVAKIADSVRDEVLNR, from the coding sequence ATGACATCGTTATACGAGCGGATTGGTGGTGAAGCTGCAGTCGATAAAGCCGTAGATATTTTTTACGATAAAGTTATCGCTGATGAGCGAATTAGTGCTTTCTTTGAAAATATTGACATGTTTGCCTTGGCGAGAAAGCAAAAGCTATTTTTGACCATGGTCTTTGGCGGGCCAAGTGATTACAGCGGTGACGATATGCGCACAGCGCATGCGGGTATGGGGATTAATGATGATCAATTTAATGCCGTGGTAGAAAACCTAGCGGGCACGTTGAGCGAGCTAGGTGTCAGTGCAGATGATATTGGTGAGGTTGCTAAAATTGCCGATAGCGTTCGCGATGAGGTATTAAATCGCTAG
- a CDS encoding VacB/RNase II family 3'-5' exoribonuclease translates to MLDKNALQQLNQLKSKIIESKDQGEGEVRGSQRRFGFVRLDDGRDVFLAPDDMQRVFPGDRVKITVHTDDKGKFKAELEKLLDSPLDCFTGRYVVRGQGHFVEPDLPRFNKLLFIPPSQRKKCSEGDFLYCQVAQHPFRDGKSQVKVLENIGKPSDVGVEGKYIQRKFKLPRDWPNNCSIGEDSRAEVRKDLRDTPFITIDSAETRDIDDALWAEANENGWQLNVAVADPSAFISPDSPLDLAAKQRANTVYLPGFTQTMLPNPISQGSCSLMANEDRAAIVCSVQVSHQGEISDIEFSEALIRSRAKLNYNDVHAHIHKTVDLEQACLSDLYAASQALRNYRSEHHIMMPEQADFHFKLNEQRKIESISKVERNDAHRLVEECMLAANRSAAVWLADSPSLYVCHAGLREDRYENIRAVLRKEIPDLADSDFGQLPNYIALIKASEKSESSLPLRSIFARMLQPGNISSSPLPHFGLGLESYTTFTSPLRKYSDLLVQRCIRAKLNNEELSLPDEEELAALQERIRNGRQASKQMEQWLQYQYLAQNTSDTVYDARIAHVNGGGFTVELLETGISGFVEARTIPEKLSFDADALRLFNDKQSFQLDQLVKVKTSELDDFQRKLMFLLV, encoded by the coding sequence ATGCTCGACAAAAATGCCCTGCAGCAGTTAAATCAGCTGAAATCCAAAATTATAGAATCCAAAGACCAAGGCGAAGGCGAGGTTCGCGGCAGCCAAAGACGATTTGGCTTTGTTCGTTTAGATGACGGCCGTGATGTCTTTCTCGCCCCCGATGACATGCAGCGTGTCTTTCCGGGTGACCGAGTAAAAATCACAGTCCATACCGATGACAAAGGTAAGTTTAAAGCCGAGCTAGAAAAGCTGCTGGACAGCCCCTTAGACTGCTTTACTGGTCGCTATGTGGTCCGAGGTCAGGGCCACTTTGTTGAGCCTGATTTACCTCGCTTCAACAAATTACTGTTCATTCCACCTTCGCAGCGCAAAAAATGCAGCGAGGGCGACTTTTTGTACTGCCAAGTCGCACAGCACCCCTTTCGCGATGGCAAATCACAGGTCAAAGTCCTGGAGAATATCGGCAAACCCAGCGATGTAGGTGTTGAAGGAAAGTACATCCAACGCAAATTTAAACTGCCACGAGATTGGCCTAACAACTGCAGCATTGGCGAAGACAGCCGCGCTGAAGTACGCAAAGACCTCCGCGACACCCCGTTTATCACCATCGACTCGGCAGAAACTCGAGACATCGACGATGCCCTGTGGGCAGAAGCAAACGAAAACGGCTGGCAGTTAAATGTGGCCGTCGCTGACCCCAGTGCATTCATATCCCCAGACAGCCCTCTGGATCTGGCCGCAAAACAACGCGCCAATACCGTATACCTGCCCGGCTTCACTCAAACCATGTTGCCAAACCCGATATCACAGGGCAGCTGTTCACTGATGGCAAATGAAGATCGTGCAGCGATCGTATGCTCTGTTCAAGTTAGCCATCAGGGAGAAATCAGTGATATTGAATTCAGTGAAGCGCTGATTCGCTCGCGCGCCAAGCTAAATTACAACGATGTTCACGCTCATATCCACAAAACCGTAGACTTAGAACAAGCTTGTTTATCGGATTTATACGCCGCGAGCCAAGCGCTGCGAAACTATCGCAGCGAACATCATATAATGATGCCTGAACAAGCGGATTTTCACTTCAAGCTCAATGAGCAACGCAAAATTGAAAGTATTAGCAAGGTCGAACGCAATGACGCTCATCGCTTAGTTGAAGAATGCATGTTAGCGGCAAACCGCAGCGCGGCGGTATGGCTAGCGGATTCTCCATCACTCTATGTCTGTCACGCAGGCTTGCGAGAAGATCGCTACGAGAATATTCGCGCGGTTCTTCGTAAAGAGATCCCCGACTTGGCCGATAGTGATTTCGGACAATTACCAAACTATATCGCACTCATCAAAGCTAGTGAGAAGAGTGAATCCTCGCTACCTTTGCGAAGTATTTTCGCACGTATGCTACAACCCGGAAATATTAGCAGCTCGCCCCTGCCACACTTTGGGCTGGGCCTTGAATCCTACACCACCTTCACGTCGCCACTTCGCAAGTATAGCGACCTGCTGGTACAGCGGTGTATTCGAGCCAAGTTAAACAACGAAGAGTTGAGCCTTCCCGATGAAGAAGAGCTCGCTGCGCTGCAAGAGCGTATTCGCAATGGCCGGCAAGCAAGTAAGCAAATGGAGCAGTGGCTGCAATATCAATATTTGGCGCAAAACACGTCAGACACCGTTTACGATGCACGGATCGCCCACGTGAATGGCGGCGGCTTTACCGTTGAATTACTGGAAACCGGAATCAGTGGTTTCGTAGAAGCGCGCACTATCCCAGAAAAACTCAGTTTTGATGCGGATGCACTGCGCCTATTTAACGATAAACAGTCATTCCAGCTAGACCAACTAGTGAAGGTGAAAACATCGGAGCTTGATGACTTTCAACGCAAGCTCATGTTTTTGCTTGTATAG
- a CDS encoding PhoH family protein, protein MEKIFVLDTNVLLHDPMALSAFHEHRVVIPMTVLEELDHIKDRRDKDVSREARIAINAIDKILFNASPKAIQEGVPIPNARGGDDVGSLAIFPDQLINHDVPAPYLDGSQQQANDNRIINVALHLQVKSPKAYVCLVTKDINMRLKAKGSGLENVEDYRKDRVLDDIQYMAKGYEHLPGNFWGQVDKVDTLRDGGQTLHVLNRSVLPKVHINEFLYDDSGFAGMVKSVDEDKLELQDLSRDQLMHQRMWGLSPRNFEQAMAFFLISRPHIDMTVLTGPAGSGKTLIALAYGLHAILEEKRFDKMIVARSTPPMAEDIGFLPGTEEEKMAPWLAAFEDNLEVLHGTDESPYSSIEYVKDKANIQFKSLNFMRGRSFNNAYIVIDEAQGLTQFQLKSIITRVGVNSKIVVLGNLAQIDNKYISPLTSGLTYLVEKSKNFEHAGVMHVNGIERSRLAAFAEENL, encoded by the coding sequence ATGGAAAAAATCTTTGTTCTTGATACCAACGTATTGCTGCACGACCCCATGGCGCTGAGCGCCTTCCATGAACACCGAGTGGTTATACCAATGACCGTGCTGGAGGAGTTGGACCATATCAAGGACAGGCGCGACAAAGATGTGAGTCGCGAAGCGAGAATAGCGATTAATGCAATCGACAAAATTCTCTTTAATGCGAGCCCCAAGGCGATTCAAGAGGGCGTGCCTATTCCCAACGCGCGGGGTGGGGATGATGTTGGCAGCTTGGCGATTTTTCCTGATCAGCTCATTAACCATGACGTTCCCGCACCTTACTTAGATGGCAGTCAGCAGCAGGCGAATGACAACCGCATTATTAATGTGGCATTGCACTTACAAGTAAAAAGTCCCAAGGCTTACGTATGCTTGGTGACCAAAGATATCAATATGCGCCTAAAGGCCAAGGGCTCGGGCTTAGAAAACGTAGAGGATTACCGCAAGGATAGAGTCCTTGATGATATTCAGTACATGGCAAAGGGTTACGAGCATTTGCCCGGTAATTTCTGGGGGCAGGTAGACAAGGTTGATACCCTGAGGGACGGCGGTCAGACCTTGCACGTTTTAAATCGCTCGGTGCTGCCAAAAGTGCATATCAATGAGTTCCTCTACGACGACAGCGGTTTTGCCGGTATGGTTAAGTCGGTTGATGAGGACAAGCTTGAATTGCAGGATTTGAGTCGAGATCAGCTCATGCATCAGCGTATGTGGGGGCTAAGTCCTCGTAATTTTGAGCAAGCCATGGCCTTCTTTTTGATATCTAGGCCTCATATTGATATGACGGTGCTAACAGGGCCAGCGGGTTCTGGTAAAACCTTGATTGCATTAGCCTATGGTTTACATGCCATTTTGGAAGAAAAGCGTTTTGATAAAATGATTGTGGCCCGCTCTACGCCACCCATGGCAGAAGATATTGGCTTTCTTCCAGGCACAGAGGAAGAAAAAATGGCCCCTTGGCTGGCCGCATTTGAAGATAACTTAGAGGTTTTGCACGGCACGGATGAGTCGCCTTACAGCAGTATTGAGTACGTGAAAGACAAGGCAAATATACAATTCAAGTCTTTGAATTTTATGCGGGGACGCTCGTTTAACAATGCCTATATTGTGATTGACGAAGCTCAGGGGCTGACTCAATTTCAGCTGAAGTCCATTATTACGCGGGTTGGTGTCAACTCAAAGATTGTTGTGCTGGGTAACCTTGCCCAGATTGACAATAAATATATCTCGCCGCTAACGTCTGGTCTTACCTACTTGGTAGAGAAGAGTAAAAACTTTGAGCATGCGGGTGTTATGCACGTAAATGGTATTGAGCGTTCACGCCTAGCGGCGTTTGCAGAGGAGAACCTTTAG
- a CDS encoding gamma-butyrobetaine hydroxylase-like domain-containing protein, producing the protein MGAPLNTNPSNIKFRKKSQQLEISYANGEQFSLSSEFLRVHSPSAEVRGHGAGQETLQVGKINVHITELIPVGNYALQLVFSDGHDSGIFSWGYLRELCEQHDELWQRYLEKLNESNASRDPNEQVVKFFN; encoded by the coding sequence ATGGGCGCCCCACTCAATACCAACCCAAGTAATATAAAATTTCGCAAAAAATCTCAGCAACTCGAAATTAGCTATGCCAACGGCGAGCAATTTTCTCTTTCGAGCGAGTTTTTAAGAGTGCACTCCCCCTCTGCAGAAGTAAGAGGTCATGGCGCAGGGCAGGAAACCTTACAAGTTGGCAAAATTAACGTCCACATTACCGAACTGATTCCCGTTGGGAACTACGCCCTACAACTGGTTTTTAGTGACGGTCACGACAGTGGTATTTTTTCTTGGGGATATTTAAGGGAGTTATGCGAACAACATGACGAACTTTGGCAACGTTACCTAGAAAAACTCAATGAGAGCAATGCAAGCCGTGACCCCAATGAGCAGGTTGTTAAGTTTTTTAATTAA
- the hslU gene encoding ATP-dependent protease ATPase subunit HslU, translated as MSTMTPREIVHELDKHIVGQNDAKRAVAIALRNRWRRMQLEESLRDEITPKNILMIGPTGVGKTEIARRLAKLSNAPFIKVEATKFTEVGYVGRDVESIIRDLVDVAIKLYREQAMEQVAHRAADAAEERILDVLLPPARGENDSDDRSDNTRQLFRKKLREGELDDREIDIELNATPVGVEIMAPPGMEEMTSQLQGMFSKLGNDKKKTRRMSVKAALKQAQDEEAAKLVNEEDLKTRALEAAEQNGIVFIDEIDKVAKRQETSGGDVSREGVQRDLLPLIEGCTVSTKHGVIRTDHILFVASGAFHLSKPSDLIPELQGRLPIRVELSALTPEDFERILTEPHASLTEQYQALLGTEGLKVEFSKDGIRRIAETAWEVNERTENIGARRLHTVMERLLESISFDASDKEAVTIDCDYVSEQLGELAKDEDLSRFIL; from the coding sequence ATGTCTACTATGACACCCCGTGAAATTGTTCACGAACTCGACAAACACATTGTCGGCCAGAATGATGCTAAACGCGCTGTTGCCATCGCACTACGCAATCGCTGGCGCCGCATGCAATTAGAAGAATCATTGCGTGATGAAATTACGCCAAAAAACATTTTAATGATTGGCCCCACCGGGGTCGGTAAAACCGAAATAGCCCGCCGCTTGGCAAAATTATCCAATGCGCCGTTCATCAAGGTTGAAGCCACCAAGTTCACGGAAGTTGGCTATGTTGGCCGCGACGTAGAATCTATTATTCGTGACCTAGTCGATGTCGCTATCAAGCTCTATCGCGAACAGGCAATGGAGCAAGTTGCCCACCGGGCCGCTGATGCCGCCGAAGAACGCATACTCGATGTCCTACTCCCTCCCGCTCGAGGAGAAAATGACAGCGACGATCGCAGCGATAACACCCGGCAATTATTCCGCAAAAAATTGCGCGAAGGCGAGCTTGATGATCGCGAAATTGATATTGAGCTGAACGCCACCCCCGTCGGCGTAGAAATCATGGCTCCGCCCGGCATGGAAGAAATGACCAGCCAGCTGCAGGGTATGTTTTCTAAACTGGGCAATGACAAAAAGAAAACACGCCGCATGAGCGTCAAGGCTGCCCTGAAGCAAGCCCAAGATGAAGAAGCCGCTAAACTTGTCAACGAAGAAGACCTGAAAACCCGCGCCCTCGAAGCTGCCGAGCAAAACGGTATTGTCTTTATAGACGAGATCGACAAAGTCGCCAAACGCCAAGAAACAAGTGGCGGGGATGTTTCTCGTGAAGGGGTGCAGCGAGATTTACTGCCATTAATCGAAGGCTGCACGGTCAGCACTAAGCACGGCGTCATTCGCACTGACCACATATTATTTGTCGCATCTGGCGCCTTTCATCTCAGCAAGCCTTCGGACTTAATCCCAGAGCTACAGGGACGCCTGCCGATTCGGGTGGAATTGTCAGCACTCACCCCTGAAGACTTTGAGCGGATTCTCACCGAGCCCCACGCCTCGTTGACGGAGCAGTACCAAGCACTTCTTGGCACAGAAGGCTTGAAGGTTGAGTTCAGCAAAGACGGTATTCGTCGAATTGCTGAAACCGCTTGGGAAGTGAACGAGCGCACCGAAAATATCGGTGCCCGCCGCCTGCATACGGTAATGGAACGCCTATTGGAAAGTATTTCCTTTGACGCCAGCGACAAAGAAGCTGTCACAATAGACTGTGACTACGTATCAGAGCAGCTCGGTGAGTTGGCGAAAGATGAAGACTTGAGCCGCTTCATCCTGTAA
- the hslV gene encoding ATP-dependent protease subunit HslV, which translates to MEQFRGTTILSARRNNQVVIGGDGQVTMGNTVMKGNARKVRRLYKDQVLAGFAGGTADAFTLFELFEAQLEKHSGKLVRAAVELAKAWRSERSLRQLEALLIVADKETTLVISGNGDVIEPEDNMIAIGSGGSFATAAARALMDNTELSAADVVEKGLTIAGDICIYTNHSRTIESLEY; encoded by the coding sequence GTGGAACAGTTTCGCGGCACCACAATTCTCTCAGCTCGCCGCAATAATCAAGTTGTCATTGGTGGCGACGGCCAAGTCACCATGGGCAATACCGTTATGAAAGGTAACGCCCGTAAAGTTCGCCGCCTCTATAAAGACCAAGTTCTGGCTGGTTTTGCCGGCGGCACCGCCGATGCCTTCACGTTGTTCGAACTATTTGAAGCCCAACTCGAAAAGCATTCAGGCAAATTAGTCCGCGCTGCGGTTGAACTTGCTAAAGCGTGGCGCAGCGAGCGCTCACTACGCCAACTTGAAGCACTGCTAATTGTCGCCGACAAAGAAACCACCCTTGTCATCAGTGGCAACGGCGATGTCATAGAGCCAGAAGACAATATGATCGCCATTGGCTCGGGAGGCTCTTTCGCAACAGCTGCTGCTCGCGCACTTATGGATAACACGGAGCTAAGCGCGGCCGACGTCGTGGAAAAAGGCTTAACCATTGCCGGCGACATCTGTATTTACACCAATCACAGCCGCACCATCGAATCACTAGAATACTAA
- a CDS encoding SPOR domain-containing protein, with protein sequence MATQKKTTRGATRSPARSGFPGFALFGSGFAGGIICSVLVYSTIISTQPEREKLAETKAAAAKEKALQDKKNVSSNTKFDFFTVLPEREVIVTDEQRPKPKPQTPVKTVNKPPVIKEDISDERYILQAGSFRQGEDADRRRAQILILGLDAKVESVEANGDRWHRVYVGPFQSHNTLTDARTKLINESIDTLVIRQKK encoded by the coding sequence ATGGCAACGCAAAAAAAAACAACACGCGGCGCAACCCGTAGCCCTGCGCGCTCGGGGTTTCCCGGCTTCGCACTCTTTGGTAGTGGCTTTGCCGGCGGCATTATTTGCTCAGTATTAGTTTACTCAACCATCATTAGCACTCAACCAGAGCGCGAAAAGCTTGCTGAAACCAAGGCTGCTGCCGCCAAAGAAAAAGCCTTGCAAGACAAAAAGAATGTCAGCTCAAACACCAAGTTTGATTTCTTTACTGTCTTACCTGAGCGAGAGGTCATTGTTACTGACGAGCAACGCCCCAAGCCAAAACCGCAAACACCCGTCAAAACGGTTAATAAACCGCCCGTAATCAAAGAAGACATCAGCGACGAACGCTATATATTACAAGCAGGCTCTTTTCGTCAGGGAGAGGACGCCGATCGCCGCCGAGCTCAAATCCTTATTCTCGGCCTAGATGCTAAAGTAGAATCGGTAGAAGCCAACGGTGATCGCTGGCACCGCGTCTATGTTGGCCCCTTTCAATCTCACAACACCCTAACTGATGCGCGAACAAAGCTCATCAATGAAAGCATAGACACCCTAGTTATTCGCCAAAAGAAATAG
- the argS gene encoding arginine--tRNA ligase: MKEKVAHYIQQALQTLRTAQSWPDELETNIQVEHTRDKTHGDFASNIAMTLAKPLKSNPRAIAQQIVDALPDNNDIVKVEIAGPGFINFFINEASNFQVLHDIFEQGENFGRRAANGKSIQVEFVSANPTGPLHVGHGRGAAYGDSVANMLEATGNKVCREYYVNDAGRQMDILGTSVWLRYLQACGENITFPSNGYQGDYIADYGRELLAEHGKILHCSAEDAFANVCDDAPEGDKEKHIDGLINNAKALLGDNYSITFDKGLNAILGDIRSDLAEFGIEYQEWFSERSLTQDPDQVDRAIRKLQDNGYIEERNGALWFMSTRFGDDKDRVVKRDNGQTTYFASDIAYHLNKFERGFDTVVNIWGADHHGYIARVKAALQALDIDPDKLVVRLVQFVSLYRGDQQVQMSTRSGSFVTLRELRHDVGNDAARFFYIMRKADQATDFDLELAKSESKDNPVYYIQYAHARVASILRKLSDQGEKWTPEQGLKQISVLSHDVEKDLLVKLSRYPEILGNAAAQFEPHALAHYLRELAGDFHTYYNAHKMLGEDTALRDARITLACAIKQVLHNGLTLLGVSAPEEM, encoded by the coding sequence ATGAAAGAGAAAGTCGCCCACTATATCCAACAAGCCCTGCAAACCCTTCGCACGGCCCAGTCGTGGCCAGACGAGTTGGAAACTAACATTCAGGTAGAGCATACCCGCGACAAAACTCATGGCGATTTCGCCAGCAACATCGCGATGACCTTGGCAAAGCCATTAAAATCTAACCCCCGCGCCATCGCACAACAAATTGTTGATGCCCTACCTGATAACAACGATATAGTTAAAGTAGAAATTGCTGGCCCTGGGTTTATTAATTTCTTTATTAATGAAGCAAGTAACTTTCAAGTGCTTCACGACATTTTTGAACAGGGCGAAAACTTTGGCCGCCGAGCAGCAAACGGAAAATCTATTCAAGTAGAATTTGTTTCAGCCAACCCAACTGGACCGCTCCACGTCGGCCACGGCCGCGGTGCCGCTTACGGCGACAGTGTTGCCAATATGCTGGAAGCAACTGGTAATAAGGTCTGCCGCGAGTATTATGTAAACGATGCCGGCCGCCAAATGGACATCCTTGGCACCAGTGTTTGGCTGCGTTACTTACAAGCCTGTGGCGAGAACATCACCTTTCCAAGCAATGGCTACCAAGGCGATTACATTGCCGATTACGGCCGCGAGCTATTAGCGGAACACGGTAAAATTTTGCATTGCAGCGCCGAAGACGCCTTTGCTAACGTTTGTGATGACGCGCCTGAAGGCGACAAAGAAAAGCACATAGACGGGTTGATCAATAACGCTAAGGCATTACTTGGCGACAATTACAGCATCACCTTTGATAAAGGCTTAAATGCCATCTTAGGAGATATTCGCAGTGATCTTGCTGAGTTTGGCATTGAATACCAAGAATGGTTTTCTGAGCGCAGCTTAACCCAAGACCCCGACCAAGTTGACCGCGCAATCCGTAAACTTCAGGACAACGGCTACATTGAAGAGCGCAACGGCGCACTCTGGTTTATGTCGACTCGTTTTGGCGACGACAAAGATCGTGTTGTAAAACGTGACAATGGCCAAACAACTTATTTTGCCTCTGACATTGCCTACCACCTCAACAAGTTTGAGCGTGGCTTTGATACTGTGGTGAATATTTGGGGAGCAGACCACCACGGCTACATCGCCCGCGTGAAAGCCGCTCTTCAAGCGCTAGACATAGATCCGGACAAACTTGTTGTGAGACTGGTACAGTTCGTTTCACTGTATCGCGGAGATCAGCAAGTTCAGATGTCTACCCGCTCGGGCTCATTTGTCACCCTGCGCGAACTTAGACATGATGTTGGCAATGATGCGGCGCGCTTTTTTTACATTATGCGCAAGGCTGATCAAGCCACTGACTTTGATTTAGAGCTTGCCAAATCTGAAAGCAAAGATAACCCGGTTTACTATATTCAGTACGCCCATGCGCGAGTTGCCAGTATTTTGCGTAAACTCAGCGATCAGGGAGAAAAATGGACTCCTGAGCAGGGTTTAAAGCAAATATCAGTACTCAGTCACGACGTTGAAAAAGATTTGCTGGTCAAATTGTCACGCTACCCTGAAATACTAGGTAATGCCGCAGCCCAATTTGAGCCCCATGCCTTGGCGCATTATTTACGAGAGTTGGCGGGTGATTTCCACACTTATTACAACGCTCACAAAATGCTGGGAGAAGACACAGCCCTGCGTGATGCTCGTATTACATTAGCCTGTGCAATTAAGCAGGTACTACACAATGGATTGACACTGCTGGGGGTTTCCGCCCCAGAGGAAATGTAA
- a CDS encoding primosomal protein N': MPKFVTVAVPCPLRRGFDYLWPDTLQQEAKVGMRVSVPFGPRRLVGVIFATPTNSDIAKQKMKSVIKALDESPCLPPDLIQLGLWAAAYYHHPVGECFQQLLPITLRKAEPAKEKPAQYWQCSDDITNLPPLPSRAHQQQSLLAVIEQSGRLSRRQIKDLGYSNTVLNNLINGGYLSKAEAPLAAATSTPSTKLSLNTEQDHAVKAISKALGGFDRFLLDGVTGSGKTEVYLRAIEDCLGRGEQTLVLIPEIGLTPQTLQRFEQRFPTNVSTLHSGLSDSERVQNWKKIQSGEHKILLGTRSAVLTPFHKLGLIIVDEEHDASYKQQDGWRYSARDIAVKRGSDHCCPVVLGSATPSLDSLHNVALGRYQLLELRERAGGANAPKVHLLDIRNETLDAGLGKSLLDATAQTLNEGNQALIFLNRRGFSPQLQCHSCGWLANCQACDATLTVHFGRRELRCHHCGATETLPTICPQCHNHELIFQGPGTERLELSLKQHFPDVPIIRIDRDTTSAKGSMQLLIDDIHTGKPCILVGTQMLAKGHHFPDVTLVGIIDIDGGLFSADFRGPERSGQLLIQVAGRAGRANKPGKVYIQSHCPDHPALQALVNQGYQPFAQQLLAERKLFSLPPVSFSAVIRADAVSLESAEAFLSQIINALPTGDTAWSIVGPLPAPMARKAGRFRAALILQSERRSLLHQHLHAACEIGDQLRKPQNLRWSVDVDPIDLF, translated from the coding sequence ATGCCGAAATTTGTCACTGTTGCCGTTCCCTGCCCATTGCGTCGTGGCTTCGACTATCTGTGGCCTGACACCCTTCAGCAAGAGGCTAAAGTGGGTATGCGAGTCAGCGTGCCTTTTGGGCCAAGACGCTTAGTGGGGGTTATCTTTGCCACACCGACCAATAGCGACATTGCCAAACAAAAAATGAAGTCGGTTATTAAGGCTTTAGACGAGTCTCCTTGCCTGCCACCAGACCTTATACAACTGGGCCTCTGGGCCGCAGCGTACTACCACCACCCTGTCGGCGAGTGTTTTCAACAATTATTACCCATTACGCTGCGCAAAGCTGAGCCGGCAAAAGAGAAGCCCGCACAATATTGGCAATGCAGCGACGACATTACAAATCTCCCCCCGCTACCCTCTCGCGCTCACCAACAGCAAAGTTTGCTAGCTGTTATCGAGCAATCTGGGCGACTCTCTCGCCGCCAAATAAAAGATTTAGGCTATAGCAATACCGTATTAAACAATCTTATTAATGGTGGCTATCTAAGCAAGGCCGAAGCACCACTCGCGGCGGCAACATCAACACCGTCAACCAAACTAAGCTTAAATACAGAACAAGATCACGCAGTGAAAGCGATCTCCAAAGCGCTTGGCGGCTTTGACCGCTTTTTGCTCGATGGCGTCACCGGCAGTGGCAAAACCGAGGTGTATTTACGCGCCATTGAAGACTGCCTTGGTCGCGGCGAACAAACACTGGTTCTTATTCCTGAAATTGGCCTTACACCTCAAACCTTGCAACGCTTTGAACAACGCTTTCCCACTAATGTCAGCACCCTGCACTCGGGCTTAAGCGACAGCGAGCGTGTTCAAAATTGGAAAAAAATACAGTCCGGCGAGCATAAAATTTTACTCGGCACCCGCTCTGCCGTTCTAACCCCCTTCCATAAACTTGGGCTTATTATTGTTGATGAAGAACACGATGCCTCCTACAAGCAACAAGATGGATGGCGCTATTCTGCTAGAGATATTGCGGTAAAACGTGGCTCAGACCATTGCTGTCCCGTGGTATTAGGTAGCGCAACACCAAGTTTAGATAGTCTTCATAATGTGGCATTAGGCCGCTACCAACTCCTCGAGCTGCGTGAACGCGCCGGTGGCGCAAATGCTCCCAAGGTACACTTGCTCGATATTCGCAACGAAACGCTCGACGCCGGGCTTGGCAAATCATTATTAGATGCCACTGCCCAAACGCTAAACGAAGGCAATCAAGCCCTCATTTTTTTAAACCGACGAGGCTTTTCACCACAGCTGCAATGTCATAGCTGCGGCTGGCTGGCAAACTGCCAAGCCTGCGACGCAACACTAACCGTCCATTTTGGTCGGCGAGAGCTTCGCTGCCATCACTGTGGCGCTACCGAAACACTCCCCACCATCTGCCCACAGTGCCACAATCATGAACTTATTTTTCAAGGGCCAGGCACCGAACGCCTTGAATTAAGCTTGAAACAACACTTTCCCGATGTGCCGATTATTCGCATTGATCGCGACACCACCTCAGCAAAAGGCAGTATGCAGCTGCTTATTGATGACATCCATACCGGCAAACCGTGCATTCTAGTGGGCACCCAAATGCTGGCAAAGGGGCACCACTTCCCCGATGTCACCTTAGTGGGCATTATCGACATTGATGGTGGCTTATTTAGCGCCGACTTCCGCGGCCCAGAGCGCAGCGGCCAATTACTCATCCAAGTAGCTGGCCGCGCCGGCCGCGCCAATAAACCAGGCAAGGTTTACATTCAAAGCCATTGTCCTGACCACCCAGCGCTGCAGGCACTGGTCAATCAAGGCTACCAACCTTTTGCCCAGCAGCTGCTCGCAGAGCGAAAACTTTTCTCACTCCCCCCCGTTAGCTTCAGCGCCGTTATTCGCGCTGACGCAGTATCTCTGGAAAGTGCCGAGGCATTTCTTAGCCAAATCATAAACGCATTACCCACTGGCGACACCGCTTGGAGCATTGTTGGCCCACTCCCCGCCCCAATGGCAAGAAAAGCTGGGCGATTTCGCGCTGCTCTGATTCTGCAGTCCGAGCGCCGCAGCTTATTGCACCAACATCTTCATGCTGCCTGCGAGATTGGCGACCAATTGCGCAAACCTCAAAACCTACGATGGTCGGTCGATGTAGACCCTATTGATCTTTTTTAA
- the rpmE gene encoding 50S ribosomal protein L31, translating to MKADIHPNYVSINVTCSCGNAFETRSTLGEALHVDVCSACHPFYTGKQKMLDTGGRVDRFRKRFGSRGTTKA from the coding sequence ATGAAAGCAGATATCCACCCGAATTATGTTTCTATTAACGTAACGTGCAGCTGTGGTAACGCCTTTGAAACGCGTTCAACCCTTGGTGAAGCACTTCACGTTGACGTTTGTTCAGCCTGCCACCCGTTCTACACCGGTAAACAGAAAATGCTGGATACTGGCGGTCGTGTTGATCGTTTCCGTAAGCGTTTCGGCAGCCGTGGTACCACTAAAGCGTAA